taaaaaaatggggtttctgtttaagaaatgagttttttgtttaagaaatgaggtttctgtttaaagaaatgaggtctctgtttaagaaatgaactctctgtttaaaaaatgagttctctgtttaaaaaatgagcttTCTGCTTaaaaaatgagtacatgcaaaaaggaatgcaaaaaataatgaaaaaaatgtatgcaaaaaagtttaagggcaatgatggaatttcataatgcaggggtaaaaaggaagtgaaacaataaaggaagggttgtctgaggtatgcaaaactcacaggggctgtttgggaagttttgaaattatcgaggggtaaacagtaattttcccttattaatatatatatagagagagtgtgtgtgtgtgagagagagagagtgtgtgagTGAATGAGTGAGAAAGGAGAGGGGGTGCTTCTAATTACCAACTCCTCTCAGAGTCCctctaatatatttatatatataaacatatatataatattggtTGGTTGGGGtcaagggggtgctcaagcacccccttgacCCTTTTTCCATTCGCTCCTACTAATATATCATGGACCATAACTCTACAATGATAAAACTCTCTTACTATACAATCCTGGAATAATAGAGAATATGATTCCTCCAACAGCGAACTTAATTAATAGTcaattaacatatataatatataatattcctATAAAATTATAGGGTATTTGCACAATACTACATACTATAAAAGCTGAGGGGTTTCGACCCCTTGGATGTTCATTCCATTCTAATGATATACCACAAGTTACCCGTGTTCTCACCCATTataacattttaataattaatttatataatataaatgataattcaaattttaataaaaattatttttttttgaaaaaaaaataaaatgcacatCGTTGACATTGTAGTCCCCCCACCTTAGTGGCAAACTAGTAATTAAGTGAAAACGAGAGCTAGATTCCGAAAATGAACACGTGGGCCCCGCCAAATAAAGCGTGGGTTCGCGCCGAAGCTTCATCACTTCCCCGACCGCGTGGCGACCAAAAACGAAGgacttttaaatgaaaattacacCAAAACAAGGGACTTGTTTGCAAAAATTGTCACTTTCCTTCTTCCTTTCTATCCGTTCATCATATTTGGAGAGAAAAAACTCCAACGAAGAGAGAAATAGAAGACAAAAAGGAGGAGAATTCAAGGAGAGAAATCAAACCAGTCCCTCAGCCTCTTGCTGGACTGGTTTGCATTGTGATTCTTGTGAGTTTTTTTAGCTCTCTCAAGCTTGTTCTTTTactgcatttttttattttttttgatcaGTAGGTATGTGTGTTTTTTGGGCAATTTTTTAGATGGGTTTGATGTAATTGGAATGGAATTTTACTAAATTTtccatctttgattttgttttctagtATTTGTTTTTACCATGGTGTCAAAATCTCTTCTTTCTCTGTCTTTTGGGGGCTCCTGTTTAGTAAATGGAGtagaatttgtttttatttgtgttaatcTAAAGTCATTCTAGGATTTATGGGTTCTTTGGTGGCTAATTTTACagtaaagttttgttttttctgatttttcttgtgATGGTCTAGTTATCATCTTCcaagagtttaaattttttatttagtagcTAATTCTTCTGATGATTTAGTTATCATCTTCCAGTACTTTGATTTTGGCTTCGTTTAATGCTTTTCTGTTGATCTAAGAAGGAATTTGGGGTAGTTTGTTCATGGTGTTTCTCaatttacttttttctttcaGTTATCTATGAGAATTTGTTTGTGATTGAACTAATTGACACAATGTAAGTTGTCCTGATGTTCATGCAAGCTCTCTATTTTTGTGTCTAGACTTAACTATGCAGGTGAGCTTATTTTGATGATTAGGAGAGTGAACTAAGAACCTGAGTAGATGACGAGAGTGACGCTTGATTTTGGAGATTCAATGCAAGGGGAGGTAATGCAATCAGTGTCATCTGACGTAAATTTTGCCTCACATGGTTTTCCAAAGTATATGCTAGGCCCTAATAATATGATCATTGAGCCACATGAGGGTCCTAAAAAGCCCTCTCTCAAAGAGATTGTTGCCAAGGAGACAGCGCAGTTGTTGGAGCAGCATCAACGAGTTTCCGTTCGTGACCTTGCTAAGAAGTTTGAGAAAGGTCTCTCAACTGCCACTAAGTTATCCGATGAGGCATGTTCCCTATCATGCTTTtagttataaatttttctaCTTTCCTCACAGGTTATCTGGGGCTAGTTTCAAGTAAAGACAATATGGAGACAATGtagaaataaattataatctaaaatacttctttatttcttgcatgtaACTAATATGATGttgtcgtgtggaaatttcaggCAAGGTGGAGAGAAGTGACATCTTTGGACCGGCAAGTTCTTCTGAAGAAACTTAGGGATCTATTGGAATCACTCAGAGGTCGTGTGGCAGGTCGAAACAgggatgatgttgatgaagCCATTACTATGgtttgtttaactattaccttttcctaatttttttctatgaaGTTCAAATATTCAGTGATAGAgctctttcttttttccatgTCATGTTGAGAACAAACATTTTCTTTTAGTGGGGCAACTAGGCTGTGTCCGAGTTAATTCTCACTTCTTTTGCTGCAAATTGGCAAATGGAACATCAAGTGAGGGTTTGAGGCAAGTTGGTTCCCAACAATTAATTGTTAGCACCTCAAATGGCATCTCTGCTCATTTTAATGGAAGAATGTGGGGTTTCATAGGACAGGGccatttctttatttgtatttaattcagcaattcttgaatttattttctcCAATAAAATTCTTCAACATATATTTAGTTCTAAGGCagaaatttattttagaaagaaattttgagttaatttaTAGATGAGCACAACAATAGACAATGGTCATCAACACGGTTACTAACTTCACTCTTTTTGATTGAGTTACTTTTTGCCAAGTAAGCATGCTTTAttgacctttttcttttttagttgaaaaataacTTATCATTTACATTGCAGACTGTGATATTGTTGGCTGAATGGAAAGTGAATATGTATGGTAattccttattttattttattttattgtgcttatccTAGGTGGAGGCTTTAGCAGTTCAATTGACTCAGAGAGAAGGAGAGTTGCTTCAAGAAAAAGCCGAAGTAAAAAAGCTAGCAGCCATTCTAAagaaggtatttttttttaattctctgaTGCAATATATGGTTAATCGGTAGATCAGGAACCCGGGACAAAGGGCAGCCTAATCAAAGACTTATGGTTTGAGTTCCTGTATTCGTGACTCATAACACAGGACGCTTCCTTTCGTTCATGGCCTTAAAtagaattaattaataagtGGAAAATAGGAACATTTAGAATAGGTGAAAAAACCAATGTTTAACACCGGAGTCGAGATTGGCAAGATGAGTGGAAACAATTAACCTTGATATATGTAAAGTTCCAAAAGGTGTATAATCTCTAATTGCAGGTCTTTCTTTATCATGGTCTCGAGTTTTCAACTATTAAAATAAGTAAATGAGAGAGTACATTGGAAAAATTATACTTTCTAGCTTTGTTCAACATAACCACTATTGAtgggaattattattatttaatgagttgaataattttttaatgaacttGTATCTTTTGGTATATGTGTTTGCCATAATATGCTgtgtttctttgttcttatattGAATTTCTACATCCAACATTTCTTTAGGCTTCTGAAGATGCCAAAAAAGTTGCTGAAGAAGAAAGAGCTTTTGCTCGTGCAGAAATTGAAAATGCAAGAGCAGTGGTGCAGCGAATTGAAGAGGCTCTTCATGAACAGGAGAAGAAGTCAAAAAGTTCAGAGCAGCGGGTTAGTGTAAAATCATCTTTGCTTTTTTGTAGGAATTCTACTTTTCACTTAATCTCTGTTAATCATTTTTGAATCCTGTCTTGTTATATTCATAGACCAATATCAGTTTATTTTAGTGGTTTACCTTGATATTACTATTCTCATGTTTATCATGGCTTGATGTTAAGTTACTCATACAACAATTTTTGAGAAGTGTGGAATTCTACTGAATATGTTCTGAGTTCTTCTCTCCATTAAGTTTTTACCAAAAGTCATTTATGCCTTTCTTGtgttttgaattgatttttttttcttctaggaTTTGGAAGAACTAATGCAAGAAGTTCAAGAGGCGAGAAGAATTAAAATGCTTCACCAACCAAGCAAGGTATGTTCTCATTTACGTCTTCCTTTTgatgaatgtatatataaatatatatattctttgttACATTTATGTTCTTCCTAGCTTTCTATTTTCAATTGAATGTGGTTCTCTTCTCAGTATTTTATATTCAAGCAATTTACCAATCTTCAGTGTTAATTCATTCTAATCTTCCTTTCCTACTTATTCTGTCTGTTCTGTTTGTACTTTTGTTCTGGCATTGTCTTTACTTCTGTCTATTGGTAACATTGAGGAAACTTTGTTTAGGTAATGGACATGGAACATGAACTTCAAGCACTGCGTGGCCAGCTTGCAGAAAAGTCGGGGAAGATCATTAAGCTTCAGAGAGAGGTGCAAACCTCAAACTTCCATTGTTTAATAAACTAAGTATTGCTCTTATATTGCTAAAATGAGACTTATATTCATTCTGTTACTTTTCTTCCCTGGTGAAATATCTATGTTGTCTATATATTAAACTTTGATATTGCTTTTTATTGGATCAATGTATAACATGGCATCAGAATttggtttgtttggtttgtttgtgactatatgaatttgaatatataaacttGGGTATCAGATCCTATCTTCTTGAACTTTTGGGTTGAATCGAgtccaaataatatgtttgatttgcatttaACACAATGCATTTGCCAAACTATTATTTACTCCATTTGTTTGACTCAAACATGAGAATTTTGATTCTCTGTCTCCACTCTGAATTGTTCTCCTTTTCCTGGTTTCAGTGTCCAATCTATTTTATAGGGGGACTAAACTATATCAATATAATACATTTTTGgggattttaattttcatgtacAAGATATAAGGCTGATTGAATGTGTAGCTGATTAATTGAAGTACTTATAgctgattttatttataatcaatatatttatgtatttacgAATTTTCTGTGTTTTCCAGATTTCATTGAACAAAAGACGCGAACAAAATGAATCCCTTCTGTATGAGTTAGAAGGCCTTGAATGTTTAGGCTCTTGTTTGTGCATCTTGCCAAGAACAGAGACCGCTCCCAACTTGGCGAATTGTTCTATTCAATGGTATCGTGTCCAGCCTGAAGAAAGCAAAAAAGAATTGATTTCAGGTATGCACTATTTTGGTTTTGTccatattaatgaaaataagcAATGCTAGATGACTGGTTTATTTGTGTAAACTATATTTAATGCATCCTTGCTTATCTGTTCTCTGAATCACTTATATTCTTGAAGAATAAATCAgagaattattttttctttaattcttctAAAATGCTTTATCTCTTTAAACCGTTTCTTTTGTTGTAGGGGGTTCATTGATGTTGCTAAATGCTAATCAATCAAGatgtatctttttcttttcttcagtttattttatattttttgtccTCTCCAACTCATCattatttgatttagatttaattttatttcatttatatatatatatatatatatatattcacttcTTTTTTCTACTTTGCATCACATGTAGGGGCAACAAAATCAATTTATGCCTCGGAACCTTTTGATGTTGGACGATTCTTGCAAGCTGAAATTGTTTTTAACGATGAAAAGATTATATTGAAAACAAGCGGTCCAATAGATCCAGGTTTTACCTTTTCCTTTTATATTCTCACATTGAACCAATTTCTCTTATTAGTTTAGAAATAATAACTGTGAAATTGATTATAAAACATTACCTTTCATGTTGAAACAGCTGCAGGATTGGGAAGCTATGTAGAAGCACTAATTAGAAAGCCGGAGACTCAGTTCAATGTATGACTTGCATTATACTATAGTCGTAGAGTTTTATACCACTGCCACTAAATTTTCTGATGAATTATATGACAATTTCAATACTTTTTATTGACTTGCTATGTATTAAATGCTTAATTTAACCAAATACAGCCATTGACTCTGGGGGATACTTTCTGGCTTGCTGAACATAGCCTTCCATATGCTTTAATGTATAGAAGGATGCAATTTCACTCAATTGGTGAAAAGTATCATGTTGTTTGAGAGTAGGGCAGTAGTTTGGTTTGATGATGAAGTGCTTCTTGGTGATCTTTTCTCAACTTTAACTATGTTTCTCTTATCCGCAGGTAATCATTGTCCAGATGAATGGACGTGATCACCCCTCACATGCTATACACGTATTTCATGTCGGGAAGATGAGGATTAAACTTTGTAAAGgaacaaaaaccaaaaccaaagaatCATATTCCAATTCAATGCAGGTGAGCATGTCATGCAATTTTGAGAACCATTTAGACTACTTAATCGAAGGAATAGAGATTTTGCTTACTTGAGAAACAGTGCAAAATATACGAATATGCTATTTGTTTTCTTCTTACCATTCAGTAATTGAAACTCATGCTTTTCTGAGGGAAATGATTTGCAGCTTTGTGGGGTGAGAGGTGCTGGAAACGCAGCGGCGCAAGCACTATATTGGCAGGCAAAGAGAGGCCTCTCCTACATTTTAGCATTTGAATCAGTGAGAGAAAGGAATGCCGCCATTATGCTTGCTCGAAGATATGCTTTTGATTGTAATGTAAGCACATCTACTTTGAATATCAAATTACTTTCTCTACAATTTGGTAACTCTGATATTTTTCCCACAGATAATGCTTGCGGGACCTGGTGAAAGGTCTTCGGTATGAATCTACTGAACTTCTATACCgaattaattgtaattatcGAGTGGTGTTTGGGGTGTGTATTTGTATGATTGTAGGGCGTTCGGCTTTGGctcttattattttgtgtttgacATCAAGGGGTCCCTTTTTTCTGCCTTGATATCAAGTTGTAACCATTTTGTTGGCTTGCTCAGTAACTCCCTTTTTTTCTGTGCTGATCTTGTGTAAATACTTTAGGACAAATTGTGATTTAAAGAACTGTTGATTTGGAATTGAAAACAGAAAAGAGATTGGAAATGAGAATGGATTGTTGTCTGTGtttatggttgcagttttattGTTTGAATGTCATCCTCCATACAATTTGATAATTTCGTCACAGTTTGATTAAAATTCAATCAAATGCAGTATAATATTCTGTGTTTTAGCTGCAGTAACAAGCTGATTATTTTCCGACAGATCAGTTTATAACTAAAATTGTAATTCTGCTTTCATTCATCAGGAAAGAATTCATCGAATACGAAATAATACCACTGAATCTGcagtaaaatcttattattaaCATAGACCAACCCAATGGATCATgttcaaacacaacaaaacaacaaaggaCAAATTCACAGTTTCTGCTCACTGATCGATGGCTTCATCAAAACATCACGAATGAAAGCATCAAAACCAGAAGAACAAGAAGCGCCATCTCCAAAAGCTTTTCGACAAATCTCAGCAAGCTCACCGGCTTTTTTCCTCAACTCTTTCCCGTTCTCACTATCACTGTCCATAAGCTGACAAGCAATCCTCGCAATCTCCTCCCTTCCAACAATCTCTTCCTCCTTTCCTTCGACCTTCAACCTCAATCCAACCTTCCATTTATCGACAATCAATTTACTATTCGGCAACTGATCCCAAACTAACGGAAATGTCAGCATTGGCACACCAGCATAAATTGCTTCCAAAGTTGAATTCCATCCACAATGTGTCAAAAAACCACCAACTGAATCATGACAAAGAACACTAAACTGATCACACCATTGCAACACAAATCCCGTATTTTTGCACAACTCTGCAACTCTCTGAAACTCTTCCCCTCTCACTACCAACAAGAAAAACACTCCACTTGCATTGAGACCATGCACCATTTCATCCAATTGAGCTCTTGAGATTGGCATGAAACTTCCCAGTGAGACATACAACACTGAATTGCATGGTTTAGAGTCCAACCATTTGTGGTAAATGCTTGTGTTGTCATTAAGGATTGAAGGAATGGCACTGCCTAAACAGTAAATTGGGATTTGGAGTTTGGATTTGAGTGTGTCTATGGCTTCATTTTCAAGTTCATAGACTGATGTGAAGATGATGCTCTTTGATTTTTCTGACCGTGACATTGATTCTCTAAATTTCTGACGGATTATTTCAAGCGGTGAATTTGAGGGTTTATTTGGGACATATTCTTGAAATTCATTTGTTTCTTTACCTGCATTGGAGAAGAATATATTGCATCATTGTTTTGTTGCATTATTGAATGTGtattgattattaataattaagttaGCAATTGATTGAATAACATGCTGATTAAAACATGATTGAATAATTCCAGAAATTATTGGTGATTTATTAATTGTATATTACAAACCCTCGGATACCCCTCCCTGCTCAAAGATTGAGACTTTGAatcctacttttttttattgtaattatgactaaaaattccaattaatttaatgatatctgtgataaatttaattataaaaaaagtgtgAATGAAACGCAAAaactaataacaaaaaattaatctaaTGTAGAACTGGTATCtaatattgcaaaaaaaaaaaaaaatcaattattgaaAACTTGTCACTGAACAGACTTGAAATTGAAAGGAAGCAGGGTCTGAAACAGAAAATCTAATTACAAATgtcattatgataaaaaaatttttaaattaactgATGTGAAAAACATCAgtatttgtttttaagaaaacAAGATCTAAATTTCATTATTTCAACTCCAATTCAgctcaattttttatataaaaaaatattaatt
The DNA window shown above is from Dioscorea cayenensis subsp. rotundata cultivar TDr96_F1 chromosome 12, TDr96_F1_v2_PseudoChromosome.rev07_lg8_w22 25.fasta, whole genome shotgun sequence and carries:
- the LOC120273579 gene encoding stomatal closure-related actin-binding protein 1 → MTRVTLDFGDSMQGEVMQSVSSDVNFASHGFPKYMLGPNNMIIEPHEGPKKPSLKEIVAKETAQLLEQHQRVSVRDLAKKFEKGLSTATKLSDEARWREVTSLDRQVLLKKLRDLLESLRGRVAGRNRDDVDEAITMVEALAVQLTQREGELLQEKAEVKKLAAILKKASEDAKKVAEEERAFARAEIENARAVVQRIEEALHEQEKKSKSSEQRDLEELMQEVQEARRIKMLHQPSKVMDMEHELQALRGQLAEKSGKIIKLQREISLNKRREQNESLLYELEGLECLGSCLCILPRTETAPNLANCSIQWYRVQPEESKKELISGATKSIYASEPFDVGRFLQAEIVFNDEKIILKTSGPIDPAAGLGSYVEALIRKPETQFNVIIVQMNGRDHPSHAIHVFHVGKMRIKLCKGTKTKTKESYSNSMQLCGVRGAGNAAAQALYWQAKRGLSYILAFESVRERNAAIMLARRYAFDCNIMLAGPGERSSV
- the LOC120273580 gene encoding UDP-glycosyltransferase 87A2-like, with protein sequence MASDGSSTPHHHHHHQHHLAFIPWPGRGHINPMLNLARSLASKAENIIITFIVTEEWLNILHSSTSFPPNLLLVSIPNILASEHTRGADMMSFIHTVFTLMGGPIEKILLKLVNDSVDVIIADALLPWMPGISVKLGVPLVSVFTMSVSLFLGAHLHGKETNEFQEYVPNKPSNSPLEIIRQKFRESMSRSEKSKSIIFTSVYELENEAIDTLKSKLQIPIYCLGSAIPSILNDNTSIYHKWLDSKPCNSVLYVSLGSFMPISRAQLDEMVHGLNASGVFFLLVVRGEEFQRVAELCKNTGFVLQWCDQFSVLCHDSVGGFLTHCGWNSTLEAIYAGVPMLTFPLVWDQLPNSKLIVDKWKVGLRLKVEGKEEEIVGREEIARIACQLMDSDSENGKELRKKAGELAEICRKAFGDGASCSSGFDAFIRDVLMKPSISEQKL